One genomic window of Halovivax cerinus includes the following:
- a CDS encoding glycosyltransferase, protein MKVSVVICTYSPDLYDDFCEAVESVLEQDYDTVEVVAVIDGSDSVGERVRRDWDDHDSVAIVENDETIGLSASRNRGSEEATGDVIAFMDDDAVAAEGWVQELVRTYTETDVEAVGGKMLPLWVAEEPWFLPAEFYWLVGVTHRGFPAEGPVRNTFGSNISFRATVLEELDGFDETLGRKGSGQVQGEETELASRVRQELDGTLYYTPDAAVYHKVFSYRTQPLWLGKRAFWQGYSKSVMEQRLSEPSPTESAFLRQLLFSFVPSRLRGLVSDPSRSSLAQLLMLFVLTGLVGFGYLYGTARRFLQSEA, encoded by the coding sequence ATGAAGGTCTCCGTCGTTATCTGCACCTATTCACCGGATCTGTACGACGATTTTTGCGAGGCCGTCGAGAGTGTCCTTGAACAGGACTACGACACGGTCGAAGTCGTCGCTGTGATCGACGGGTCCGATTCCGTGGGTGAACGTGTACGACGTGACTGGGACGACCACGACAGCGTGGCTATCGTCGAAAACGACGAGACTATCGGACTCTCGGCGAGTCGGAATCGTGGGAGCGAAGAGGCGACTGGTGACGTGATCGCGTTTATGGACGACGATGCGGTCGCCGCCGAAGGATGGGTTCAGGAATTAGTACGGACGTACACTGAGACTGACGTCGAAGCGGTCGGCGGGAAGATGCTCCCGCTGTGGGTCGCCGAAGAACCGTGGTTCCTGCCCGCAGAATTTTACTGGCTAGTCGGCGTGACGCACCGTGGTTTTCCCGCCGAAGGTCCGGTTCGTAACACGTTCGGCTCGAATATCTCGTTTCGCGCTACAGTCCTCGAGGAACTCGATGGGTTCGACGAAACGCTCGGCCGAAAAGGGAGCGGCCAAGTCCAGGGGGAAGAAACTGAACTTGCATCGCGTGTGAGACAGGAACTCGACGGCACGCTCTATTACACGCCGGACGCTGCCGTCTACCACAAGGTGTTTTCGTATCGGACACAGCCGCTGTGGTTAGGAAAACGGGCGTTTTGGCAAGGCTATTCGAAGAGCGTAATGGAACAGCGACTCTCGGAACCGTCTCCGACAGAATCTGCCTTTCTACGCCAACTGCTCTTCTCGTTCGTCCCGTCACGACTTCGTGGCCTCGTTTCGGACCCGTCTCGCTCGTCGCTAGCCCAATTACTGATGCTTTTCGTGCTGACTGGTCTCGTCGGGTTCGGGTATCTTTACGGAACTGCTCGTCGCTTTTTACAGAGTGAAGCGTAG